From Bacteroidota bacterium, one genomic window encodes:
- a CDS encoding DUF3300 domain-containing protein has protein sequence MKRKGFVFAFFLQIIYFSLSAQDVQQRIQTLFREDSTDIQTIAVYPTDTRAKLLQASTHPDALARISDANKKSNEQFKKLIETYSREDQQKIWNLTRFDGLISKMASITPPAGEKLEEILMSFPEESKADARYVGSKYPTLPADLDNQQNSFSAEFESILKNYAGNDQEAFRTLLQQPEALAVLNDNMNMTVRLGDLYKEDPSTVTKEMDGLSLELAAQKARDTEEWKQTVQNDPDAKKELESATKDYAKENGYNDNDLSNVDVRIVERPVFYPYPYWSGYPYWYDVPMWYPYPYWYHSGFYFWNGDIVIIGQPSWYFMHWHFHHHHYFYDYPHLSTVYVNYYHGPRRSAVRNSREVNVWVNENRSNLPRDFFVKDKNQPERIREFGKQAPRKNDQQEMKPVVQPPRNKQNDISPPKQAKPPREVAPSTPREPKQVTPRNVTPSKPAPSKDKISPPVSRPESKPRNVKPAPAPPKPVKRK, from the coding sequence ATGAAACGCAAGGGATTTGTATTCGCTTTCTTTCTTCAGATAATTTATTTCTCTCTGAGCGCACAGGATGTGCAACAGAGAATCCAAACATTATTCAGGGAAGACAGCACGGATATTCAAACGATAGCAGTGTATCCCACTGATACACGCGCAAAACTATTACAGGCATCCACTCATCCGGATGCTTTGGCAAGAATCAGCGACGCGAATAAAAAATCGAATGAACAATTTAAAAAACTCATTGAAACTTATTCGCGGGAAGACCAGCAAAAAATCTGGAACCTGACACGATTTGATGGACTCATTTCCAAGATGGCTTCTATCACCCCTCCTGCAGGTGAAAAGCTGGAAGAAATTCTGATGTCTTTTCCTGAAGAATCAAAAGCGGATGCAAGGTATGTCGGTTCCAAATACCCTACTCTGCCTGCTGATCTTGACAATCAACAAAATTCATTTTCAGCAGAGTTTGAATCGATTTTAAAAAATTATGCAGGGAACGATCAGGAAGCATTTCGAACTTTATTGCAACAGCCGGAAGCATTGGCTGTTTTAAACGACAACATGAACATGACTGTTCGTTTGGGTGATTTGTACAAAGAGGATCCAAGTACGGTAACAAAAGAAATGGATGGGCTCTCACTTGAATTGGCCGCGCAGAAAGCCAGGGACACCGAAGAGTGGAAACAGACTGTACAAAATGATCCGGATGCAAAAAAAGAACTTGAATCCGCGACAAAAGATTACGCGAAGGAGAATGGCTATAATGACAATGACCTGAGCAATGTGGATGTTCGCATCGTAGAAAGACCCGTGTTTTATCCTTATCCATACTGGAGTGGTTATCCCTACTGGTATGATGTTCCGATGTGGTATCCTTATCCATATTGGTATCATAGCGGATTTTATTTCTGGAATGGTGATATCGTCATCATCGGACAACCATCATGGTATTTCATGCATTGGCATTTTCACCATCATCATTATTTCTACGACTATCCTCATTTGAGTACTGTTTATGTAAATTATTATCACGGACCAAGACGATCCGCGGTGCGTAATTCAAGAGAAGTAAATGTTTGGGTAAATGAAAACCGATCCAATTTACCCAGAGACTTCTTTGTAAAAGATAAAAACCAGCCTGAACGGATCCGTGAATTTGGAAAACAGGCTCCACGAAAAAATGATCAGCAGGAAATGAAGCCGGTTGTCCAGCCTCCGCGCAACAAACAAAACGACATTTCTCCTCCCAAACAAGCCAAACCACCGAGAGAAGTCGCTCCATCAACTCCAAGAGAACCGAAACAGGTGACACCACGTAATGTTACTCCTTCCAAACCCGCACCATCAAAAGATAAAATTTCACCTCCTGTTTCACGACCGGAATCTAAACCACGGAATGTGAAACCGGCTCCTGCTCCGCCCAAGCCGGTGAAGAGGAAGTAG
- a CDS encoding glycoside hydrolase family 16 protein: MFYTEKIKFLLLFLLLLFLNSCNKNSPLEDRIWDLTFVDDFSGPILNRDVWKTNVPWGQAYNGDNQELWIDSAFRIEKGVLKIEAKRDTVIGMVYDENFHSLPKQFYITSGMIQSRDAFAQQYGYFEMKAKIPKGIGFWPAFWMMAYSGWPPEIDVFEILGREPNLLHMTNHFSDDQGAHKQNAFTYPGPDFSSDFHTYGIEWDPKEITWYLDGKRVFSSKVGIPQERMYLLATFGVGGSYSGFANSSTIFPAYFEIDYIKAYKRK; encoded by the coding sequence ATGTTTTATACAGAAAAAATTAAATTTCTTCTTTTATTTCTGTTATTATTGTTTTTGAACTCCTGTAATAAAAATTCTCCTTTGGAAGACAGGATCTGGGACTTGACTTTTGTGGACGATTTTTCAGGACCTATTCTTAATAGAGATGTTTGGAAAACAAATGTCCCTTGGGGGCAAGCATATAATGGCGACAATCAGGAGTTATGGATTGATTCTGCATTTAGAATTGAAAAAGGAGTCTTAAAGATTGAAGCCAAACGTGATACAGTTATTGGAATGGTGTATGATGAGAATTTCCACAGCCTTCCAAAACAATTTTACATCACATCCGGTATGATCCAATCACGGGATGCGTTTGCACAACAATATGGATATTTTGAAATGAAGGCGAAAATACCGAAGGGTATTGGATTCTGGCCGGCATTCTGGATGATGGCTTATTCAGGATGGCCACCTGAAATTGATGTTTTTGAAATTCTGGGAAGAGAACCAAATCTGTTGCACATGACCAATCATTTCAGTGATGATCAAGGCGCTCACAAACAAAATGCGTTTACATATCCCGGGCCAGATTTCTCTTCGGACTTTCATACTTACGGCATTGAGTGGGATCCAAAGGAAATCACATGGTATCTTGATGGTAAAAGAGTTTTCAGTTCTAAGGTAGGTATACCACAGGAAAGAATGTATCTCCTAGCTACCTTCGGTGTCGGAGGGTCATATTCCGGTTTTGCAAATTCAAGTACAATTTTCCCTGCTTATTTTGAAATCGACTATATCAAAGCATATAAGCGAAAATAA
- a CDS encoding glycosyltransferase family 39 protein, whose translation MISGKVNNSLVLLAWAIFSALLLPSLVKDGMFLDGLVNSSMARNLAFGDGGFWTLHYTKAFSFPFYDQLPLAIGLQSIFFRIFGDHLFVDRLYSLLTAIVQAILIIQLWKFIFKGQDKLSKFSWLPMLLWIIIPVVSWSYSNNMLENTMGIFDCLSVILLLRVIEFPKYRFLYTAGAGMCILFAFLSKGPVGLFPLAIPFLIWFSFRNRNVNSMLIQTLVIVCTPVFLLLIMSAIEPQILETLKNYRDHQLIQSLSGSREANSNRFYIILRLFGELIPVLIFSSIVYFVSLKRKLVFQASPKLISFGKFFLLLALCGSIPILISPKQSGYYLVPALPYFALAFSVFIVERLELLFSNSDFMKQKSNYINRFAYLLFAAVLIFSTLQFGSEGRHKDKLQLVSVARNFISQKSTVSICPELMADWDLHAYLMRYLTVTLEPSNEQKIMIRSKECSTLVPEGYYEIETDLKNYVLYRKN comes from the coding sequence ATGATTTCAGGTAAAGTAAATAACTCTTTGGTGCTGCTTGCATGGGCAATTTTTAGTGCCTTGCTTCTGCCGAGTCTGGTGAAGGATGGAATGTTCCTGGATGGACTTGTAAATAGCTCCATGGCCAGGAACCTGGCTTTTGGTGATGGTGGATTCTGGACCTTGCATTACACAAAGGCTTTTTCTTTTCCATTTTATGATCAACTTCCATTGGCCATAGGTTTGCAATCCATATTCTTCCGAATTTTTGGTGATCATTTATTTGTTGATCGTTTATATTCGTTGCTTACGGCAATTGTTCAGGCTATTTTAATAATTCAATTATGGAAGTTCATATTCAAAGGTCAAGATAAACTGAGTAAATTCTCGTGGTTGCCAATGTTATTATGGATAATCATCCCTGTAGTTAGTTGGTCCTATTCCAATAATATGCTGGAAAATACTATGGGAATATTTGATTGTTTGTCAGTCATCCTTCTTTTGAGAGTAATTGAATTTCCAAAGTATAGATTTTTATATACAGCAGGAGCAGGCATGTGTATCCTTTTTGCTTTTTTATCTAAAGGTCCTGTGGGTCTTTTTCCACTGGCTATTCCTTTTCTTATTTGGTTCTCTTTCAGAAACAGAAATGTAAATTCGATGTTAATACAAACATTAGTTATCGTTTGCACTCCTGTTTTTTTATTATTGATCATGAGTGCAATTGAGCCACAGATTTTGGAAACATTAAAAAACTACCGGGATCATCAATTGATTCAAAGTCTATCCGGATCCAGGGAAGCAAATAGCAATCGGTTCTATATTATTTTGCGCTTATTCGGCGAATTGATACCGGTCCTAATATTCAGCAGTATTGTGTATTTCGTTTCCCTTAAAAGAAAATTAGTATTTCAAGCTTCGCCAAAATTAATTTCATTTGGCAAATTCTTTTTGCTTCTAGCTCTTTGTGGATCAATTCCCATTCTGATTAGTCCGAAACAAAGCGGATATTATCTGGTACCTGCTCTACCATATTTTGCATTAGCCTTTTCAGTTTTCATTGTAGAGCGTTTGGAATTGTTGTTTTCGAATTCAGATTTTATGAAGCAAAAATCAAATTATATTAATCGCTTCGCTTATTTGTTATTTGCAGCTGTCTTGATTTTTTCCACACTACAATTTGGAAGCGAGGGAAGACACAAGGATAAACTCCAACTGGTAAGTGTCGCAAGAAATTTCATTTCCCAAAAATCAACCGTAAGTATTTGTCCTGAATTGATGGCAGACTGGGATTTGCATGCATATTTAATGCGTTACTTAACTGTTACTCTTGAGCCTTCCAATGAACAAAAAATCATGATCAGAAGTAAGGAGTGTTCGACTCTTGTACCTGAAGGTTATTATGAAATCGAAACAGATTTGAAAAATTATGTTTTATACAGAAAAAATTAA
- the recQ gene encoding DNA helicase RecQ has translation MLVAEKPLKSYLQKYFGFDKFKGEQEEIVQSVLAGKDTFVIMPTGGGKSMCYQLPSLIMDGTAVVVSPLIALMKNQVDAMRGFSNADGIAHFLNSSLNKTEIAQVRKDIKSGRTKLLYVAPESLTKDENVEFLRSVQISFFAIDEAHCISEWGHDFRPEYRRLRPIIEAIGKVPIIALTATATPKVQLDIQKNLGMMDANVFKASFNRPNLYYEVRPKVDVVKEIIKFIKQNMGKSGIVYCLSRKKVEEVASTLAVNGIKALPYHAGLEAAVRADTQDKFLMEEIDVIVATIAFGMGIDKPDVRFVIHHDIPKSLEGYYQETGRSGRDGREGKCVTFYSYKDIEKLEKFMKGKPVAEQEVGKQLLLETVGYAETSVCRRKVLLNYFGETYNETNCGSCDNCLHPKKSFDGKEEMCTVIEAVLGVKEKFAMEHVVNVITGKAENAVKLHNHDQLEIFGEGDDHDTKFWTAMIRQALLAGFLSKDIETYGTLKVTDKGKAFLKKPVKILVVEDNDYSNAEADDEDEFGGGGAAADPELFAALKDLRKKIAKQKNVPPFVVFQDPSLEEMAIQYPITQDELKNITGVGAGKAVKFGKPFLDLISKYVEENEIERPMDLVVKSVVNKSVLKVYLIQNIDRKISLDDMATAKGLPMRDLLTEIESIVGSGTRIDINYYINEVIDEDRQAEVFEFFKTAETDSVEAALKELGENDYTLEDIRLMRIKFMSELGN, from the coding sequence ATGCTAGTGGCAGAAAAACCTTTGAAAAGCTATCTCCAGAAATATTTTGGATTCGACAAGTTCAAAGGGGAGCAGGAAGAAATTGTACAGAGCGTACTCGCCGGGAAGGACACATTTGTCATCATGCCTACAGGAGGAGGGAAGTCGATGTGTTATCAGCTTCCATCCCTTATTATGGATGGTACAGCTGTGGTAGTATCGCCTTTGATTGCCCTCATGAAGAACCAGGTGGATGCCATGCGCGGCTTTAGTAACGCGGATGGAATCGCTCACTTTCTCAATTCATCCCTCAATAAAACTGAAATCGCGCAGGTGCGTAAGGACATCAAATCCGGACGCACAAAACTGCTCTATGTAGCGCCGGAATCATTGACCAAGGACGAAAATGTAGAGTTTCTCAGAAGCGTCCAGATTTCATTCTTCGCGATTGATGAAGCGCATTGTATTTCCGAGTGGGGACATGATTTCCGTCCGGAATACCGTCGTTTGCGCCCAATTATAGAGGCAATCGGTAAAGTTCCGATTATTGCCCTCACCGCGACTGCTACACCAAAAGTACAGCTTGATATTCAGAAGAACCTGGGCATGATGGACGCGAATGTTTTCAAAGCGTCTTTCAACCGACCAAATCTGTATTATGAAGTAAGACCCAAAGTTGATGTGGTGAAAGAGATTATCAAATTCATCAAACAGAACATGGGCAAATCAGGCATTGTATATTGCCTGAGCAGAAAGAAAGTGGAGGAAGTCGCTTCCACACTTGCCGTGAATGGAATCAAAGCATTGCCATATCATGCCGGACTGGAAGCAGCCGTACGTGCCGACACACAGGATAAATTCCTGATGGAAGAAATCGACGTCATCGTTGCGACAATCGCGTTCGGAATGGGTATTGATAAACCGGATGTTCGTTTTGTTATCCACCACGATATTCCAAAATCTCTCGAAGGTTATTACCAGGAAACCGGTCGCTCCGGCAGAGATGGTCGCGAAGGAAAATGCGTGACTTTCTATAGTTACAAAGATATCGAGAAGCTCGAAAAATTTATGAAAGGCAAGCCTGTCGCTGAACAGGAGGTAGGTAAACAACTGCTTCTTGAAACAGTCGGTTATGCTGAAACATCTGTTTGTCGTCGTAAAGTATTGCTGAATTATTTTGGCGAAACCTACAACGAAACCAATTGCGGTAGCTGCGACAATTGTCTGCATCCGAAAAAGAGCTTCGACGGAAAAGAAGAAATGTGTACCGTCATCGAAGCTGTTCTTGGTGTGAAGGAAAAATTCGCGATGGAACACGTCGTGAATGTAATCACCGGAAAAGCGGAAAACGCCGTAAAGCTCCACAACCACGATCAGCTGGAGATTTTTGGTGAAGGTGACGATCACGACACTAAATTCTGGACGGCAATGATCCGTCAGGCTTTACTTGCCGGATTCCTCTCCAAAGACATTGAAACTTACGGAACATTAAAAGTTACTGATAAAGGAAAAGCCTTCCTCAAGAAGCCGGTGAAAATCCTGGTGGTGGAAGACAACGATTACAGCAATGCGGAAGCGGATGATGAAGATGAATTTGGTGGCGGAGGTGCCGCGGCCGATCCTGAATTGTTCGCCGCGCTGAAAGATCTCCGTAAAAAGATCGCGAAGCAGAAAAATGTTCCTCCATTTGTTGTCTTTCAGGATCCTTCTCTCGAAGAAATGGCGATTCAGTATCCGATTACTCAGGATGAACTGAAAAACATCACCGGAGTAGGAGCAGGTAAGGCCGTGAAATTCGGAAAACCGTTCCTCGATCTTATTTCCAAATATGTTGAGGAAAACGAGATCGAACGTCCTATGGATCTTGTTGTGAAATCTGTCGTCAACAAGAGTGTATTAAAAGTATATCTCATCCAGAACATCGATCGCAAAATTTCTCTCGACGATATGGCTACTGCCAAAGGCCTTCCGATGCGCGACCTCCTTACGGAAATCGAAAGCATTGTTGGTTCTGGTACACGGATCGACATCAATTACTACATCAACGAAGTGATCGATGAAGATCGCCAGGCCGAAGTTTTTGAATTCTTCAAAACCGCGGAAACTGATTCCGTCGAAGCCGCATTAAAAGAACTTGGGGAAAATGATTACACCCTCGAGGATATTCGTTTGATGCGAATAAAATTCATGTCCGAACTCGGAAACTAA
- a CDS encoding KpsF/GutQ family sugar-phosphate isomerase, translating to MYIEKIFRPLKTPQQIKKLALKTLDIESEAIRNLKSYIDESFVKSVQLIQKSKGRVVVTGIGKSAIIGQKIVATFNSTGTPSIFMHAADAIHGDLGIIQKDDVIICISKSGDTPEIKILVPLLKSWGNKLIAIVGNPDSFLGVSCDVTLNTYVETEACPHNLAPTSSSTAQLAMGDALAVCLLDLKGFSSKDFARYHPGGALGKKLYLKVDDIYPHNEGPKVSADDDLKKVIVEISSKRLGAAAVLDKNKLVGIITDGDLRRMLLTGKSIENMKAKDIMSPKPKSAEKGMMAVDALNLMKHHNISQLIITDKGKYVGMVHLHDLVKEGIL from the coding sequence ATGTATATTGAAAAAATTTTCAGACCCTTGAAAACACCCCAGCAAATAAAAAAATTAGCCCTTAAAACGCTTGATATAGAGTCAGAAGCAATAAGAAACCTGAAATCTTATATTGATGAAAGTTTCGTTAAAAGTGTTCAGCTCATACAGAAAAGTAAGGGACGTGTGGTCGTTACGGGCATCGGAAAGAGCGCGATTATCGGTCAGAAAATTGTCGCCACTTTCAATTCCACAGGTACTCCATCCATCTTTATGCACGCTGCGGATGCCATTCATGGTGATCTTGGCATCATTCAGAAGGATGATGTGATCATTTGCATTTCAAAAAGTGGCGATACACCTGAAATAAAAATTCTTGTTCCGTTGCTGAAATCCTGGGGCAACAAACTCATTGCTATCGTCGGCAATCCTGATTCATTCCTAGGTGTTTCCTGTGACGTGACATTGAATACATATGTTGAAACAGAAGCCTGTCCGCACAACCTCGCTCCTACCAGCAGTTCTACCGCACAACTGGCCATGGGTGATGCGCTCGCTGTTTGTCTGCTCGACCTGAAAGGATTCTCGAGCAAGGATTTCGCCCGCTATCATCCCGGAGGAGCACTGGGCAAAAAATTATATCTGAAAGTTGATGACATCTATCCTCATAACGAGGGACCAAAAGTCTCCGCGGATGATGATCTGAAAAAAGTAATTGTTGAAATTTCATCCAAACGTCTCGGAGCCGCGGCTGTATTGGACAAGAACAAACTGGTGGGCATTATCACGGATGGTGACTTGCGAAGAATGCTGCTTACCGGCAAGTCCATCGAAAACATGAAAGCGAAAGACATCATGAGCCCGAAACCAAAATCAGCGGAGAAAGGCATGATGGCTGTTGACGCGCTGAACCT